The Amycolatopsis tolypomycina genomic interval GTTGTAGCGGTCGAAGAAGTACTCGACGGCCTTCAGCAGCACGAAGAGGCCGACGGTGATGGCGAGCTGCGCGCGGGTCGGGCCGGCGAGCTGGCCGCCCTTGCCGGCCAGCCGGATGCCGCCGAAGACGTAGTGCGAGATCAGCGCGCCGAAGAAGGAGACGACGACGGTGATGAACAGCCAGCCGAGGAGCCAGTTGTAGAACGGCAGGCTGAAGGCGTAGAAGCCGACGTCCTTGCCGAACTCGGGGTCGGTCTGGCCGAACGAGGTGCCGTTGAGGAACAGCTGCACGACCTGCCAGTCGCCCTGGGCGGAGAGGCCGGCGATGAGGCCGGTGAGCACCGGGATGCCGATGCCGAAGAGGCGGATCCGGGCGACGATCGCCGAGCGGTAGCGCGCCAGCGGGTCGTCGGCGCCGGAGATCGGCACGAACACCGGGCGGGTGCGGTAGGCGATCATCAGGCTCACCGCCAGCGCCCCGCCGACGAGCAGGCCGACGGCGAAGAACAGGATGATCCGGGTCACCACCTGCGTGGTGAACACCGACCGTGCGCCGACTTCGCCGAACCACAGCCAGTCGACGTACGTGTCGAGGAGGCGGGCTCCGAGCAACAGCGCCAGCACGATCACCGCGGCGATGATGAGGAGGATCCGGCTTCGCCGGGACAGCTTCGGCAGGCTCACCGGGGGCCGAGTCGCCACGGCACACGCTCCTGTCTTCGTCAATACTCGAGCAGGGGCGCGTGCGCCCCCTGATTCCCTAACTCTACGGATGCCCGGTGAAGTTCCCGGGACCCGCCCAAACCGGACTCGCGGCGGCTCCGCCCCGGCCGACCTGACACGATGTGCGCATGGCAGCGAACGAAGCGCGACAGGCCGGCGTGGCCGCGCTCGCCCGTGAGATCGAGGAGTTCATGGCCGCGGGCGGCTGGGACCAGCCGCCGCAGCTGTTCGCGCTGGTGCCGACGGCGGCGCTGCTGGACGAGCAGCCGGAGCTGGCCGGCCAGCTGGACCGGGCGAACCCGCTGACGCCGGTGGCGCAGGAAGCGCTGCCCGAGGGCGACCTGGCCGAGGCGCTGGGCCGGATCGCCTGGCCCGACCTCGTCATCGGGTGCGCCCTCGCCCAGGAGATCATCGTGCTGCCGCCGGGCTCGGAGTCGGAGCTGCCGGACGTCGCCGAGGCGGACGCCGACAGCCTCCGCCGCGCGGCGGCCGACCACCCGCAGCGCACGGAGGCCCGCCTGGTGGCGGCCGTCCTGCGCGATGGCGAGGGCGCCTGCGTGATGCGGCTGCGCGGAGCGGGCACGGACGAGACGATCGACGAGATCGTGGAAAGCCCCGACCTGGCGCCGAACCTGGTCGAAGCGCTGAAGGCCACGCTGCTGCCCTAGCAGGCGGCCGTCGGGCGTCCCGCCTTCAGGTTGGCCAGCTGGGCGAGCGCGTCGTCCAGTGTGGACACCTTGATGAGGTTGAGCCCGGCGGGTGCGGTGGTCTTGGCCTCGGCGCAGTTGTGCGCGGGCACCAGGAAGTCGGTGGCGCCTGCTTCGCGGGCGCCGACGACCTTGAACGAGATTCCCCCGATCGGGCCGACCTCGCCGGTCTCGGTGATCTCGCCGGTGCCGGCGATGTGCCGCCCGCCCGCGATGTCGTCGCCCTTGAGCCGGTCGATGATGGCGAGGGTGAACATCAGCCCGGCCGACGGGCCGCCGACGTCTTGCAGCGAGATGTTGACGGTGAACGGCACGTCGGCGCGGTCGACAGCGGTGAGGCCGATGAAGCCTTCCTTGCGGTCGGGGCGCGCGGCGAGGGTGAGCGGCACGGTCCGCTCGGGCTGGCCGTCGGACTGGAAGGTGATCTGGACGGTCTGGCCGGGCAGGGTGCCGGCGAGCGCGGCCCGCACGTCGGCGGCCTCGACGATCTTCTTGCCGTTGACGGTGATCAGCTTGTCGCCGGGCGAGAGCACGTGGTCGGCCGGGCTGCCGGAGACGATCTGCTTCGCCACCACCTTGATCGGGTTGCCGAGCTTGCGCAGGGCGGCGACCTGCGCGTTCGTCTGCGAGTCCTGCAGCTGCTGGATGTTCTCCTGCTTGACCTGCTCGTTCGTCTCGCCCGGCTTGAAGTACTCCTCGCGCGGGGCGAGCGCGTAGCGGCCGCTCGCCCAGAAGCCGAGGCCCTGGAAGAGGGTGACGCCGTCGTGCAGGGAGACGGTCGTCATCCGCAGCTCGCCGGTGGTCGGGTGGGTCTCGTGCCCGGTGACCTGGATGACCGGGTTGCCCGCGGCGTCGCGACCGAGCGTGTCGTAGGTCGGGCCGGGGCTGATGGCCACGAACGGCACCGGCACGACCGAGCCGAGCACCACGAAGATCAGGAACAGCGAGCCGCTGACCACCAGTGTCCAGCCACGGCGGGTCATCCGGCGGTCGTCGCCCGCCGGCTCCGGCGCCGGTTCCGGGGCGCGCTTCGCGGGGGCGGTCTCCTCGGAGGACTTGGTCACGACCGACAGCGTACGGTGACCGCGTTCGCTTCCCGGTGAAGGCCACGGTTGACGCGCTCGGCGCGCCCCGACCCGCGTACGGTGGACACATGAGCAAACCCCCGTTCGGCTTCGGGCCTTCCGATCCCGACAAACGAGGTGAGAACGAGCCTCCGGAGCCCTCCGGCGCCGAGGCCTTCAACCAGCTCGGGCAGATGCTGAGCCAGCTGGGCCAGATGCTCAGCCAGGCCGGCAGCTCCAGCGGGCCGGTGAACTACGACCTCGCCAAGCAGATCGCCCTCCAGACGCTGGGCAGTGCCGGCAACACCGGCGAGAGCAAGCTCGGCTTCCGCGGCGGAGACGACGCGAACGCCGCGGTCCGCGACGCGGCCCACCTGGCCGAGCTGTGGCTCGACGCGGCCACGGTGTTCCCGGCCGGCGCGACGTCGACGGTCGCCTGGTCGCCGCGGTCCTGGGTGGAGAAGACGCTGCCGACGTGGCAGCGGCTGTGCGACCCCGTCGCCCAGCAGGTTTCCGGCGCCTGGATGCAGGCCCTGCCGGAGGAGGCGAAGCAGGCCGCGGGCCCGCTGCTCCAGATGATGGGGCAGATGGGCGGGATGGCGTTCGGCTCCCAGCTCGGCAACGCGCTGGCCCAGCTGGCGTCGGAGATGCTGACGTCGACGGAGATCGGCCTGCCGCTGGCCCCGGCCGGCACGTCGGCGCTGCTGCCGGCGAACATCGAGAAGTTCGCCGAGGGCCTCGAGCTGCCGAACAGCGAGATCCTGGTGTTCCTGGCCGCCCGCGAGGCGGCGCACCAGCGCCTGTTCACGCACGTGCCGTGGCTGCGGCAGCGCCTGCTGGCGACGGTCGAGGAG includes:
- a CDS encoding PPA1309 family protein, producing the protein MAANEARQAGVAALAREIEEFMAAGGWDQPPQLFALVPTAALLDEQPELAGQLDRANPLTPVAQEALPEGDLAEALGRIAWPDLVIGCALAQEIIVLPPGSESELPDVAEADADSLRRAAADHPQRTEARLVAAVLRDGEGACVMRLRGAGTDETIDEIVESPDLAPNLVEALKATLLP
- a CDS encoding S16 family serine protease, which produces MVVSGSLFLIFVVLGSVVPVPFVAISPGPTYDTLGRDAAGNPVIQVTGHETHPTTGELRMTTVSLHDGVTLFQGLGFWASGRYALAPREEYFKPGETNEQVKQENIQQLQDSQTNAQVAALRKLGNPIKVVAKQIVSGSPADHVLSPGDKLITVNGKKIVEAADVRAALAGTLPGQTVQITFQSDGQPERTVPLTLAARPDRKEGFIGLTAVDRADVPFTVNISLQDVGGPSAGLMFTLAIIDRLKGDDIAGGRHIAGTGEITETGEVGPIGGISFKVVGAREAGATDFLVPAHNCAEAKTTAPAGLNLIKVSTLDDALAQLANLKAGRPTAAC
- a CDS encoding zinc-dependent metalloprotease translates to MSKPPFGFGPSDPDKRGENEPPEPSGAEAFNQLGQMLSQLGQMLSQAGSSSGPVNYDLAKQIALQTLGSAGNTGESKLGFRGGDDANAAVRDAAHLAELWLDAATVFPAGATSTVAWSPRSWVEKTLPTWQRLCDPVAQQVSGAWMQALPEEAKQAAGPLLQMMGQMGGMAFGSQLGNALAQLASEMLTSTEIGLPLAPAGTSALLPANIEKFAEGLELPNSEILVFLAAREAAHQRLFTHVPWLRQRLLATVEEFAHGISVDTSALESLAGRIDPSNPASIEEAMSSGLLEPQTTEEQKAALRRLETLLALVEGWVDVTVAEAVGDRLPGADALRETLRRRRATGGPAEQTFATLVGLELRPRRMRDASNLWKLVGDRHGLEKRDGLWSHPDLMPTAEDLDEPIDFADRVGSAGSIDDLDPIAELERTEQAERSEREKKDEPPSEEGGKQS